One region of Mesorhizobium japonicum MAFF 303099 genomic DNA includes:
- a CDS encoding c-type cytochrome, whose product MKDTRNPNRAFVAAAFLLIGVGAWLGWFRQARELRTDPPVAADLDQFRLMPNAISGTPPESYFAQGKLYETDAYNLSQGKRLYAWFGCSTCHGDGRGGVGPSFLDGWWLYGPEMVSIVASIRDGRPHGMPAFHDRMTIEQIWQLAGYVQTIGSYTPKTAAPSRNDDKQTRPAENRGPAKILFDEGPAGVHPDQGPSP is encoded by the coding sequence TTGAAAGACACAAGAAACCCAAACCGGGCATTCGTGGCGGCCGCGTTTCTGCTGATCGGTGTCGGTGCCTGGTTGGGCTGGTTTCGGCAGGCCAGGGAGCTTCGCACGGATCCCCCCGTTGCGGCCGATCTCGATCAATTTCGGCTCATGCCCAATGCGATTAGCGGAACACCGCCAGAGAGTTATTTTGCGCAGGGCAAGCTTTATGAAACGGACGCTTATAATCTGAGCCAAGGCAAGCGCCTTTACGCCTGGTTCGGGTGCTCGACATGCCATGGAGATGGGCGCGGCGGTGTCGGCCCCTCCTTCCTTGACGGCTGGTGGCTGTATGGTCCTGAAATGGTCTCCATCGTCGCCTCGATCCGTGATGGCCGCCCGCATGGCATGCCCGCCTTTCACGACCGCATGACCATCGAGCAGATCTGGCAGCTTGCGGGTTATGTCCAGACGATCGGCTCCTATACCCCGAAGACAGCGGCGCCTAGCCGCAACGATGACAAGCAGACCCGCCCGGCCGAGAACCGCGGCCCTGCGAAGATTCTCTTCGATGAGGGCCCGGCGGGTGTCCATCCAGATCAGGGACCTTCGCCGTGA
- a CDS encoding FdhF/YdeP family oxidoreductase, translated as MTSKTRSPTIRPYEGPAGGWGSAKSVAAIIAREHVLLRDPKLLSTQNKPEGYMCVSCAWAKPAQPHPLEFCENGAKATAWETTSRRAGPAFFANHTLSELETWSDHDLEEQGRLTHPMRWDAASDKYIPVAWSDAFDEIGRELRSLDPHQVDLYTSGRASLETSYMYQLFARMYGSNNLPDSSNMCHEGSSVALPESIGSSVGTAILSDFENTDCIFYIAQNVGTSSPRMLHDLQDAVNRGVKIVTFNLLRERGLERFVNPQSPQMLTGKETKISSEYYQVRSGGDIAALFGVCKALIEADDALKASGASRVAGQDGKPKDQDNAAMVAFAASMASADNKHVLDHDFIHEHTTGFEEFAQAARAHQWDELERVSGLSRAEMMQAATTYANASAVMMVYGMGLTQHLMGVENVHMVCNLALLRGNIGKPGANICAVRGHSNVQGQRTVGITEKPGLAPLDKLSQLYGFEPPTWTGRSTVETCEAIVNGQCRAFISLGGNFLKAIPDTAAMEEGWRKLHLSVQIATKLNRSHVLHGEVAYLLPCLGRIEVDQQASGPQAVSIESSIAHFHGSRGKAKPAGAELLSEPAIVAGIAKATLGETKVPWDAWVGNYAQIRDAIERTYPETFKDFNKRLFQPGGFARPVPARERKWVTKTGKANFITPHRLFPEFSTSGRADVLHLSTLRSNDQFNTTIYGYSDRFRGVEGTRRVVFMNGEDISRLGFVDGEHIDVTTAIDDNNIRKVTNLRIVQYNIPKGCCAAYYPEANPLFPFAHHDPKAKTPSYKLLPVRLTRSSINPDG; from the coding sequence CGATTATCGCGAGAGAACATGTCCTCTTGCGGGACCCAAAGCTCCTTTCGACCCAGAACAAGCCTGAAGGGTATATGTGCGTCAGCTGCGCCTGGGCAAAGCCCGCTCAGCCACATCCGCTTGAGTTCTGCGAAAATGGCGCCAAGGCCACAGCGTGGGAGACGACGTCGCGTCGAGCCGGTCCGGCATTTTTTGCCAATCACACGCTGAGCGAACTGGAGACCTGGTCCGATCACGACCTGGAGGAACAAGGCCGCTTGACGCATCCCATGCGTTGGGATGCAGCCAGCGACAAATACATTCCGGTCGCCTGGTCCGATGCCTTTGATGAGATTGGGAGAGAGTTGCGTTCCCTCGATCCTCATCAGGTTGATCTCTACACATCCGGCCGTGCCTCGCTTGAGACCAGCTACATGTACCAGCTGTTCGCGCGCATGTACGGCAGCAACAATTTGCCTGACAGCTCCAACATGTGTCACGAGGGTTCCTCCGTGGCGCTCCCGGAAAGCATCGGTTCATCCGTCGGGACGGCGATCCTGTCCGATTTTGAGAACACCGACTGCATTTTCTACATCGCGCAGAACGTCGGAACCTCGTCGCCTCGGATGCTTCATGATCTCCAGGATGCCGTCAACCGGGGCGTCAAGATCGTCACCTTCAACCTGCTGCGCGAACGGGGCCTGGAGCGCTTTGTCAATCCGCAGTCGCCACAGATGCTGACCGGGAAAGAGACAAAGATCTCGTCGGAATATTATCAGGTCAGGAGCGGGGGCGATATCGCGGCACTGTTCGGGGTATGCAAGGCGCTAATTGAAGCTGACGATGCCCTCAAGGCATCAGGCGCAAGCCGCGTGGCGGGGCAGGATGGGAAGCCGAAGGACCAGGACAATGCCGCGATGGTCGCCTTTGCGGCCTCGATGGCCTCGGCAGACAACAAGCACGTGCTCGATCACGATTTTATCCATGAACACACCACTGGTTTTGAGGAATTTGCTCAGGCCGCGCGAGCCCATCAGTGGGACGAACTCGAACGCGTCTCGGGGCTGAGCCGCGCGGAGATGATGCAGGCTGCCACGACCTACGCGAACGCCAGCGCCGTGATGATGGTTTACGGCATGGGCCTGACGCAGCACCTCATGGGTGTCGAGAACGTTCACATGGTCTGCAACCTGGCGCTGCTGCGCGGCAATATCGGCAAGCCCGGAGCAAATATCTGCGCCGTGCGGGGCCATTCCAACGTGCAGGGCCAGCGCACCGTCGGGATCACCGAGAAACCCGGGCTGGCGCCGCTGGACAAGCTTTCCCAGCTCTACGGCTTTGAGCCGCCGACATGGACGGGCCGCTCGACGGTCGAAACCTGCGAAGCGATTGTCAACGGCCAGTGCCGCGCGTTCATCAGCCTGGGCGGGAATTTCCTGAAAGCCATACCCGACACGGCCGCAATGGAAGAGGGATGGCGCAAGCTGCATCTGAGCGTGCAGATCGCGACAAAGCTCAATCGCAGCCATGTTCTGCACGGTGAGGTCGCCTATCTGCTGCCGTGCCTTGGGCGCATTGAAGTCGATCAGCAGGCAAGCGGTCCCCAGGCGGTGTCGATTGAAAGTTCCATTGCTCATTTCCATGGCTCTCGCGGCAAGGCAAAACCGGCCGGCGCCGAGCTTCTCTCCGAACCTGCCATCGTTGCTGGCATCGCGAAGGCTACGCTCGGAGAAACGAAGGTTCCGTGGGACGCCTGGGTCGGGAACTATGCGCAGATACGAGACGCCATCGAGCGCACGTACCCGGAGACGTTCAAGGACTTCAACAAGCGGCTTTTTCAACCTGGCGGATTTGCCAGGCCTGTGCCCGCGCGAGAACGCAAGTGGGTGACGAAAACGGGAAAGGCCAACTTCATCACGCCGCACAGATTGTTTCCGGAGTTCTCCACATCGGGGAGAGCCGACGTCCTGCATCTTTCGACACTGCGATCCAACGACCAGTTCAACACCACGATCTACGGCTACAGCGATCGATTTCGGGGCGTTGAAGGCACCCGTCGGGTCGTGTTCATGAACGGCGAGGATATTAGCCGGCTGGGCTTCGTCGATGGCGAGCACATCGACGTGACGACGGCGATCGACGATAACAACATTCGCAAAGTCACTAACCTGAGGATCGTGCAGTACAACATTCCGAAGGGATGCTGTGCGGCGTATTACCCCGAGGCAAACCCGCTATTCCCTTTCGCTCACCATGACCCGAAGGCAAAAACACCTTCCTATAAACTTCTGCCAGTGCGCCTTACCCGATCGAGCATTAATCCCGATGGCTAA
- a CDS encoding cytochrome c oxidase assembly protein, with translation MSIRVLPYCAGMLALAGALLSPLHWLGEHLFTFHMIEHEIVMAVAAPLIVLARPVGLLLWGLPGRTRHAAGLVMRMAVVRRAWDWCTGATNATIIHGVAIWAWHVPVLFDAAVTDTSLHRLQHLSFFATAILFWWAIVWRSDYGHRTIECQMKLRGGAKRICALQHGGTRRSAAF, from the coding sequence ATGTCGATCCGGGTCTTGCCGTACTGCGCCGGCATGCTGGCGTTGGCAGGTGCGCTGCTTTCGCCGCTTCATTGGCTTGGCGAACACCTCTTTACCTTCCATATGATCGAGCACGAGATTGTCATGGCCGTGGCGGCCCCCTTGATCGTGCTGGCGCGGCCGGTGGGTCTTCTGCTTTGGGGATTGCCCGGGAGAACACGTCACGCCGCTGGCTTGGTGATGCGTATGGCCGTTGTCCGCAGGGCATGGGACTGGTGTACTGGCGCCACCAACGCGACCATCATTCACGGCGTCGCCATCTGGGCCTGGCACGTGCCCGTCCTGTTCGACGCCGCCGTGACCGACACGTCCCTGCACCGCCTCCAGCATCTGAGCTTCTTCGCGACGGCGATACTGTTCTGGTGGGCAATTGTCTGGCGAAGTGATTATGGCCATCGCACGATTGAGTGCCAAATGAAGTTGCGCGGAGGTGCCAAACGAATTTGCGCGCTACAGCACGGTGGAACTCGACGCTCCGCCGCTTTCTGA
- the ctaD gene encoding cytochrome c oxidase subunit I, with translation MEAGELDRRLAATWSTPPGLWGALSTVDHKIIGRRYTVTAFVFLALGGVLALLMRLQLAQPEARFIGPDRYNQIFTMHGSNMMFLFAVPVMQAMAIYLVPLMVGTRHIAFPRLNAFSYWMYLAGGLLLWIAFAVDTGPDIGWFAYVPLSGPQYAAGKRADIWAQMITFTEVSALAIAVEIVVTVFKQRAPGMSLDRIPLFVWSMLVTSFLVILAMPAIMIASTSLILDRLVGTHFFNPAEGGDVLLWQHLFWFFGHPEVYIIFLPAVGMVSSIVATFTQRPVFGYLAMVMALIATGVLAFGLWVHHMFVAGLPRLGESFFTASSMAIAVPAGLQIFCWLATIWAGRPIFKTPFLFVIGFIVVFVIGGLTGVMVASVPFDTQVHDTYFVVAHFHYVLVGGAVFPLLGAIYYWFPKLTGRMMSETLGRWSFGLIFSGFNLTFFPMHILGLQGMPRRIYTYQPEMPWSGLNMFISLSGIVLAAGFLLFFIDAIRSARSGPIAPANPWGASTLEWATSSPPPSYNFARLPVVESLEPLSDRSDPLGTVEGLHTDRRELLITSVVEARAEARESSVGNSIWPLLAALATSAMLIWSIFTPWAVVWGSIPIAVALIGWFWPKGDPEDES, from the coding sequence ATGGAAGCCGGCGAACTCGATCGTCGACTTGCCGCGACCTGGTCAACACCCCCTGGCCTGTGGGGTGCCCTGTCGACGGTCGATCATAAGATTATCGGCCGCCGATACACCGTCACGGCGTTTGTCTTCCTGGCACTTGGCGGAGTGCTGGCTTTGCTGATGCGGCTGCAGCTGGCGCAACCCGAAGCCCGGTTCATCGGGCCCGATCGCTACAACCAGATTTTCACCATGCACGGCTCGAACATGATGTTCCTGTTCGCCGTGCCGGTCATGCAGGCGATGGCGATCTACCTCGTGCCCTTGATGGTGGGGACCCGACACATCGCATTCCCGCGCCTCAACGCGTTCTCCTACTGGATGTACCTTGCCGGCGGCCTGCTGTTGTGGATCGCCTTCGCCGTCGATACCGGTCCGGACATTGGATGGTTCGCCTACGTACCGCTGTCGGGGCCTCAATATGCAGCCGGGAAGCGGGCCGACATATGGGCCCAGATGATCACCTTTACCGAGGTTTCCGCTCTCGCCATCGCCGTCGAAATCGTCGTCACCGTATTCAAGCAACGCGCCCCGGGAATGTCACTGGACAGGATTCCGCTGTTCGTCTGGTCGATGCTGGTCACGTCCTTCCTGGTCATCCTCGCCATGCCGGCGATCATGATCGCCAGCACCAGCCTGATCCTCGATCGGCTCGTGGGGACGCATTTCTTCAACCCGGCCGAAGGCGGTGACGTGCTGCTGTGGCAGCATCTGTTCTGGTTCTTCGGCCACCCTGAGGTCTATATCATCTTCCTGCCGGCGGTGGGCATGGTCTCGAGCATCGTCGCCACATTCACACAGCGTCCGGTGTTCGGCTATCTGGCCATGGTGATGGCCTTGATCGCGACGGGCGTTCTCGCCTTCGGGCTGTGGGTGCATCATATGTTCGTGGCCGGCCTCCCGCGGCTGGGCGAAAGCTTCTTCACCGCCTCAAGCATGGCGATCGCCGTTCCCGCAGGCCTGCAAATCTTCTGCTGGCTGGCGACGATCTGGGCCGGACGGCCAATCTTCAAGACGCCGTTTTTGTTCGTCATCGGGTTCATCGTCGTGTTCGTCATTGGTGGGCTGACCGGTGTGATGGTGGCATCGGTTCCGTTCGATACCCAGGTTCACGACACCTATTTCGTCGTCGCGCATTTCCACTACGTCCTGGTCGGTGGCGCCGTGTTTCCCCTGCTGGGCGCGATCTATTACTGGTTTCCGAAACTGACGGGCCGAATGATGAGCGAGACGCTTGGCCGCTGGTCGTTTGGCCTCATCTTCTCGGGTTTCAATCTGACTTTCTTCCCCATGCACATTCTCGGCCTGCAAGGCATGCCGCGGCGCATCTACACCTATCAGCCGGAGATGCCGTGGTCCGGCCTGAACATGTTCATCAGTCTCAGCGGGATCGTTCTGGCCGCCGGTTTCCTGCTGTTCTTCATCGACGCCATACGCAGCGCCAGATCAGGTCCCATCGCACCAGCCAATCCGTGGGGGGCCTCGACGCTGGAGTGGGCGACGTCTTCGCCACCGCCGTCCTATAATTTCGCGCGGCTGCCTGTCGTCGAAAGCCTAGAGCCCTTGTCGGACAGATCGGACCCACTTGGTACCGTCGAGGGTCTGCACACGGACCGGCGCGAACTGCTTATCACCAGTGTCGTGGAAGCGCGTGCGGAAGCGCGTGAATCATCGGTCGGGAATTCGATTTGGCCGCTCCTGGCGGCGCTCGCTACGTCAGCAATGCTGATTTGGTCGATCTTTACCCCATGGGCCGTGGTCTGGGGCTCCATACCGATTGCAGTCGCACTCATTGGCTGGTTCTGGCCAAAGGGCGACCCGGAGGATGAGTCATGA
- the coxB gene encoding cytochrome c oxidase subunit II has product MRAPRIGLLSTGVLVSGCSGSQSALNPYGAPAVHVEHLIVGIVVLSGVIWLLVMVMLALALRRGRRAETEGQTSEGRLTMTVSAAVAVTVAIIAGMTIASFYTTRSMGVPQSAALTITVRAQQWWWQVIYAGSDGTPTFQTANEIHIPVGQDVRLQLESTDVIHSFWVPSLAGKQDLVPGRPNDLLLRAEKPGIYRGQCAEFCGLQHSHMAVMVVAEAPADYARWITSQRADAKMPADPDAASGQAAFLAKPCAACHTIRGTQATGTTGPDLTHIGSRQTIAAGLLETTRGSLAAWIADPQTLKPGNNMPMVPLTSIELQNICAYMDSLK; this is encoded by the coding sequence GTGAGAGCCCCTCGCATTGGTCTGTTGTCGACTGGTGTTCTGGTGTCAGGCTGCAGTGGTAGCCAGTCTGCGCTTAACCCCTACGGGGCTCCCGCCGTCCATGTCGAGCATCTGATCGTCGGGATAGTTGTCCTGTCCGGAGTGATCTGGTTGCTGGTGATGGTCATGCTTGCCCTGGCGCTCAGGCGGGGGCGTCGGGCCGAGACGGAAGGCCAGACATCCGAAGGTCGGCTCACAATGACAGTCTCGGCCGCAGTCGCGGTGACGGTGGCCATTATCGCCGGCATGACAATCGCCAGCTTCTACACCACCCGCAGCATGGGGGTCCCGCAAAGTGCTGCCCTGACGATCACCGTGAGAGCACAGCAATGGTGGTGGCAGGTCATCTACGCCGGTTCCGACGGCACGCCCACCTTCCAGACCGCCAACGAAATCCATATCCCCGTCGGTCAAGATGTCCGGCTTCAGCTTGAAAGCACGGACGTCATCCATTCGTTCTGGGTTCCCAGTCTGGCCGGGAAGCAGGATCTCGTTCCGGGTCGACCAAACGATTTGCTGCTTCGGGCGGAAAAGCCTGGCATCTATCGCGGGCAATGCGCCGAATTCTGCGGCCTGCAGCATAGTCATATGGCGGTTATGGTCGTCGCGGAGGCTCCGGCCGATTACGCGCGCTGGATCACATCACAGCGCGCCGATGCGAAGATGCCGGCCGATCCCGATGCCGCCTCGGGGCAGGCGGCCTTTCTGGCAAAGCCCTGTGCGGCCTGCCATACGATCCGAGGAACGCAAGCCACCGGTACGACGGGACCCGACCTCACGCATATCGGCAGTCGTCAGACAATCGCCGCCGGATTGCTGGAGACCACGCGCGGTTCGCTGGCGGCCTGGATTGCAGACCCGCAGACGCTGAAGCCGGGGAACAATATGCCGATGGTCCCGCTGACCAGCATCGAGCTCCAGAATATCTGCGCCTATATGGATAGTCTCAAATGA
- the ligD gene encoding DNA ligase D, with the protein MASDKLTTYKAKRDFKKTQEPSGQGSVKPSNRRRFVIQKHDATRLHYDLRLELGGVFKSWAVTRGPSLDPHDKRLAVEVEDHPLDYGDFEGTIPKGQYGGGTVMLWDRGYWEPEGKNSPEQALAKGDFKFTLEGERLHGSFVLVRMANDRERGKRTNWLLIKHRDEYAVETNGAAILDKNDTSVASGRKMEAIAAGKGRSPKPFMLQGGKAEADAVWDSRTGLAAQERKTNIRAKRKKHGTVTAADLPDFIAPQLCQTLARPPSESGWLHEIKFDGYRIQMRVLGGEAILQTRKGLDWTARYRAIARAAGNLPDAIIDGEICALDENGAPDFAALQAALAEGKTDALVYFAFDLLFEGAEDLRVLPLSKRKARLRQFLTDTGEDDRIRFVEHFETGGEAVLRSACRLSLEGIVSKRADAPYVSGRTETWAKSKCRAGHEVVIGAYATTNGKFRSLLVGVYRGDHFVYVGRVGTGYGAAKVRDLLPKLKAAATRKSPFTGIGAPKNEPGVVWLKPELVAEIEFAGWTSDGLVRQAAFKGLREDKPAEEVEADKPASPEKTKVPQPREPTAAAKPSRSRGKVDVMGVLISNPDKPLWPDANDGIPVTKEDLARYYEAVGPWLIEHIRGRPCSIIRAPDGFGGEQFFQRHAMPGTSNLLELVEVFGDKKPYLQIDRVEGLAAVAQIGALELHPWNCEPQQPEVPGRLVFDLDPGPDVPFKTVVEAAKEMRARLDDLGLVSFCKTTGGKGLHVVTPLAVTKRSKLTWPEAKGFAHDVCLQMARDNPALYLTKMAKNQRIGRIFLDYLRNDRMATAVAPLSPRARPGATVSMPLTWAQVKTDLDPKRFTLRTVPGLLAKSTAWKDYGDGHRLLEASIKRLARSMRRAA; encoded by the coding sequence ATGGCGAGCGACAAGCTAACAACATACAAGGCCAAGCGCGATTTCAAGAAGACGCAGGAGCCGAGCGGTCAAGGGTCGGTCAAGCCATCCAACCGCCGTCGTTTCGTCATTCAGAAACATGACGCGACGCGGCTGCATTACGATCTGCGACTTGAGCTCGGCGGCGTTTTCAAATCCTGGGCCGTGACGCGCGGTCCCTCTCTCGATCCTCATGACAAGAGGCTCGCGGTCGAGGTGGAAGATCATCCGCTCGACTACGGGGATTTCGAAGGGACGATTCCAAAAGGCCAGTATGGCGGCGGCACGGTCATGCTGTGGGACCGCGGCTATTGGGAGCCCGAGGGAAAGAACAGCCCCGAGCAGGCGCTGGCCAAGGGCGATTTCAAATTCACGCTCGAAGGGGAGCGGCTGCATGGCAGTTTCGTGCTGGTGAGGATGGCCAACGACCGCGAACGCGGCAAGCGCACCAACTGGCTGCTGATCAAACATCGCGACGAATATGCCGTCGAGACAAACGGGGCTGCAATCCTCGACAAGAATGACACCTCTGTCGCATCCGGACGCAAGATGGAGGCAATTGCTGCCGGCAAGGGCCGCAGCCCGAAACCCTTCATGCTGCAAGGCGGCAAGGCCGAGGCAGATGCGGTGTGGGACAGTCGTACAGGCTTGGCGGCGCAGGAACGGAAAACAAACATTCGCGCAAAAAGGAAGAAGCACGGGACTGTCACTGCCGCCGATCTTCCCGACTTCATTGCCCCACAGCTCTGCCAGACGCTGGCGCGGCCGCCCTCTGAGAGCGGATGGCTGCACGAGATCAAGTTCGACGGCTATCGCATCCAGATGCGCGTCCTGGGCGGCGAAGCTATCTTGCAGACCCGCAAGGGTCTCGACTGGACCGCCAGATATCGCGCCATTGCCCGAGCCGCCGGCAATCTGCCCGATGCGATCATCGACGGCGAGATCTGCGCGCTTGACGAAAACGGCGCCCCGGATTTCGCCGCCCTCCAGGCAGCGCTGGCCGAGGGCAAGACCGATGCGCTTGTCTACTTCGCCTTCGACCTGCTGTTCGAAGGCGCTGAGGATTTGCGTGTCTTGCCATTGAGTAAGCGCAAGGCGCGATTGCGTCAGTTTCTGACCGACACGGGTGAGGACGATCGCATCCGCTTCGTTGAGCATTTCGAAACTGGCGGCGAGGCAGTGCTTCGCTCGGCCTGCCGGCTGTCCTTGGAAGGCATCGTTTCGAAGCGCGCCGATGCGCCCTACGTTTCCGGCCGTACCGAGACGTGGGCGAAGTCAAAATGTCGCGCAGGCCACGAGGTCGTCATCGGCGCCTATGCCACAACGAATGGCAAATTCCGGTCGCTTCTGGTCGGCGTCTATCGCGGCGATCACTTCGTCTATGTCGGGCGCGTGGGCACAGGCTATGGCGCAGCCAAGGTCAGGGACCTGCTGCCGAAGTTGAAAGCTGCCGCGACCCGGAAATCACCTTTCACCGGCATCGGCGCGCCAAAGAACGAACCCGGCGTTGTCTGGCTGAAGCCGGAACTGGTGGCCGAGATCGAATTCGCCGGCTGGACGTCCGACGGGCTCGTGCGCCAAGCCGCCTTCAAAGGCTTGCGTGAGGACAAACCGGCCGAGGAGGTCGAAGCCGATAAGCCTGCCTCGCCGGAAAAGACCAAGGTGCCCCAGCCGCGGGAGCCGACCGCAGCAGCCAAGCCTTCCCGCAGCCGCGGCAAGGTCGATGTCATGGGTGTGCTGATCTCGAATCCGGACAAGCCGCTGTGGCCGGATGCCAATGATGGCATCCCCGTAACCAAGGAAGATCTCGCCCGCTATTACGAAGCTGTCGGTCCCTGGCTGATCGAGCACATCCGCGGGCGGCCCTGCTCAATCATCCGCGCGCCGGATGGATTCGGCGGCGAGCAGTTCTTCCAGCGTCATGCGATGCCGGGAACGTCAAATCTTCTTGAACTGGTGGAGGTGTTCGGCGACAAGAAGCCCTACCTACAGATCGACCGTGTGGAGGGTCTCGCCGCCGTCGCCCAGATCGGTGCGCTGGAATTGCATCCCTGGAATTGCGAGCCACAGCAGCCCGAGGTGCCGGGCCGGCTCGTCTTCGATCTTGATCCAGGTCCCGACGTCCCGTTCAAAACGGTTGTCGAGGCGGCTAAGGAAATGCGCGCGCGCCTCGACGATCTTGGGCTCGTCAGCTTCTGCAAGACGACTGGCGGCAAAGGGCTGCACGTCGTCACGCCCTTAGCGGTCACCAAGCGCAGCAAGCTCACCTGGCCAGAGGCAAAAGGGTTTGCTCATGATGTCTGCCTGCAGATGGCGCGGGACAATCCCGCCCTCTACCTGACCAAGATGGCGAAGAACCAGCGCATCGGCCGCATCTTCCTCGACTATCTGCGCAACGATCGCATGGCGACCGCCGTGGCTCCGCTGTCGCCGCGGGCCAGGCCCGGCGCGACAGTCTCCATGCCGCTCACCTGGGCACAGGTCAAAACCGATCTCGATCCGAAGCGCTTCACCCTGCGCACCGTGCCCGGGCTGCTGGCAAAGAGCACGGCCTGGAAGGACTATGGCGATGGCCATCGCCTCCTGGAAGCATCCATCAAGCGACTGGCAAGATCGATGCGGCGGGCGGCCTGA
- a CDS encoding Hsp20 family protein, producing MRSFDYTPLYRSTVGFDRLFDMLDNGVRSEWPPYNIEKLGPDDYRITMAIAGFSTDEVELTQHGPELIVTGQKKPEEGNRQILHQGLAIGNFRQAFKLADHVKVARATLENGLLSVDLVREIPEELKPRRIAIGSTGSAASGDETAKSKHISQDTDRQRSAA from the coding sequence ATGAGAAGCTTCGATTATACCCCTCTCTACCGCTCGACGGTCGGCTTCGACCGTCTCTTCGACATGCTCGACAATGGCGTGCGGTCGGAGTGGCCGCCCTACAACATCGAAAAGCTCGGCCCCGACGACTACCGCATTACGATGGCGATCGCCGGGTTCAGTACGGACGAAGTCGAGCTCACCCAGCACGGCCCCGAGCTGATTGTCACCGGCCAGAAAAAGCCGGAGGAGGGCAACCGCCAGATTCTCCACCAGGGATTGGCCATCGGCAATTTCAGGCAGGCTTTTAAGCTGGCCGATCATGTCAAGGTAGCACGCGCCACGCTCGAGAATGGCCTGCTTTCGGTTGACCTGGTGCGCGAGATTCCTGAGGAGCTCAAGCCTCGCCGCATTGCCATCGGCTCGACCGGCAGCGCCGCGTCAGGGGACGAGACGGCGAAGAGCAAGCACATCAGCCAGGATACGGATCGGCAGCGCAGCGCCGCCTGA